Within Opitutales bacterium, the genomic segment TCTAGTCCGTTTACACGCATCAACTTACCACGCCTAGAGAAAAAACTCCCCCAGCACCTCACTGAAGCTCAGATGAATGCGCTGCTAGACGCCCCGATGGCTTTACTCAAAGCGGGCGCTCTGGGCCCGGAGGAGGCTTGGCGCGATGCGGTGATTTTAGAGTTTCTCTATGGTGCGGGACTGCGGATCAGCGAACTTTGTGAGTTGCGGCACGAACACGTCGATGAAGCTTCCCGGACATTACGTGTTCTGGGTAAGGGGCGCAAGGAGCGGATCTGTCCCGTGGGCTCCTTGGCTATGCGGCTCTATCGACATTACAAAGAGCATTATACGCCTGTGGGGAAGCGCTCTTATCACGATTCAGTATTTCACGGAAAACGCGGTGGCTCGCTATCGCCTAGGTCCGTTCAGAAGCAGCTAAAGGTGTATCTGACGGCAGCGAGTTTGCCCCATGATCTTACACCGCACAAACTGCGTCATTCTTTTGCGACGCACCTGCTAGATCACGGAGCGGATCTGCGTCTCGTGCAGCAAATGCTTGGACATGCTAGCCTCTCGACGACTCAGATTTATACCCATGTGGGGATAAGCCGATTGAAAGAGGCACATAAACTGGCTCATCCACGATCCCAGTAGGGTGCAATTGAAACAGCGGGGAGATTGCCCCAACTGCCTCTGTTGTTGAGCCGCTCAGTCGGCTCGCGGGTTGCGTATCGATTGGAATGACCGCCCAAGCAACAGGCCACCGGCGGCGACAAAGCACCGCCCTCCAGCGGTTTTCGTATGTGAAGTCCTGATTTC encodes:
- a CDS encoding tyrosine recombinase XerC yields the protein MSDFGDWATWMAKFETYLAHERQMSPKTTRNYLHACRSFETWLSRDDNAEHTPNSVTELDARSYMIEMQRSLSRRTVHMHVYGLKAFYRFLRREQVVDSSPFTRINLPRLEKKLPQHLTEAQMNALLDAPMALLKAGALGPEEAWRDAVILEFLYGAGLRISELCELRHEHVDEASRTLRVLGKGRKERICPVGSLAMRLYRHYKEHYTPVGKRSYHDSVFHGKRGGSLSPRSVQKQLKVYLTAASLPHDLTPHKLRHSFATHLLDHGADLRLVQQMLGHASLSTTQIYTHVGISRLKEAHKLAHPRSQ